The Streptomyces sp. NBC_00691 genome has a segment encoding these proteins:
- a CDS encoding FABP family protein, whose amino-acid sequence MIEIPSDLNPDLVPLAFLLGTWEGAGVSDFPGAEKCNFGQSVTFSHDGRDFLEYASHSWVLDNEGNKVRPLESESGYWRIDKDRKVEVVMVRDQGIVEIWYGELADQKPQIDLATDAVARTAASGPYSGGKRLYGYVKSDLMWVGEKATPEVPLRPYMSAHLKKVVTPEEVADMARNLGDLPDDGIAFFR is encoded by the coding sequence ATGATCGAGATCCCGTCCGACCTCAACCCGGACCTCGTCCCCCTCGCGTTCCTGCTCGGCACGTGGGAGGGCGCGGGCGTCTCCGACTTCCCCGGCGCCGAGAAGTGCAACTTCGGGCAGTCCGTGACCTTCAGCCACGACGGCCGGGACTTCCTCGAGTACGCGTCCCACTCCTGGGTCCTGGACAACGAGGGCAACAAGGTCCGTCCGCTGGAGAGCGAGAGCGGCTACTGGCGCATCGACAAGGACCGCAAGGTCGAGGTCGTCATGGTCCGCGACCAGGGCATCGTCGAGATCTGGTACGGCGAGCTGGCCGACCAGAAGCCGCAGATCGACCTGGCCACGGACGCCGTCGCCCGGACCGCGGCCTCCGGCCCGTACTCCGGTGGCAAGCGCCTCTACGGCTACGTCAAGAGCGACCTCATGTGGGTGGGCGAGAAGGCGACCCCCGAGGTCCCGCTCCGGCCGTACATGTCGGCGCACCTGAAGAAGGTCGTGACGCCGGAAGAGGTCGCGGACATGGCCCGCAACCTGGGCGACCTGCCCGACGACGGCATCGCCTTCTTCCGCTAG
- a CDS encoding Fur family transcriptional regulator: MVSTDWKSDLRQRGYRLTPQRQLVLEAVDALEHATPDDILVEVRRTASGVNISTVYRTLELLEELGLVSHAHLGHGAPTYHLADRHHHLHLVCRDCSEVIEADVEVAAEFTGKLRETFGFETDMKHFAIFGRCADCTRKALDSES; this comes from the coding sequence GTGGTGAGTACCGACTGGAAAAGCGACCTGCGGCAGCGCGGCTATCGGCTGACGCCGCAGCGTCAGCTCGTCCTGGAGGCCGTCGACGCGCTCGAGCACGCGACGCCCGACGACATCCTCGTCGAGGTCCGCAGGACCGCGTCCGGGGTGAACATCTCCACCGTCTACCGGACCCTGGAGCTCCTGGAGGAGCTCGGGCTGGTGAGCCACGCCCATCTGGGGCACGGGGCTCCGACGTACCACCTCGCCGACCGGCACCACCATCTGCACCTGGTGTGCCGGGACTGCTCCGAGGTGATCGAGGCGGATGTCGAGGTGGCCGCCGAGTTCACCGGGAAGCTCCGGGAGACCTTCGGCTTCGAGACCGACATGAAGCACTTCGCCATCTTCGGGCGGTGTGCGGACTGCACGCGGAAGGCGCTGGACAGCGAGTCGTAG
- the ygfZ gene encoding CAF17-like 4Fe-4S cluster assembly/insertion protein YgfZ — protein MQRHSTTSPLLSLPGAVAAEGRDEGVAAHYGDLFREQRALADGRGFVDLSHRGVIAVTGGDRLSWLHLLVTQHMTDLAPGQATEALILSANGHIEHALYLVDDGETVWAHVEPGTREELVAYLESMKFFYRVEVADRTDEIAVVHLPAGSIAEVPGGAVVRETPHGRDVFLPRADLEAFGASHGPAAGILAYEALRVEAHRPRLGFETDHRTIPHEVGLIGSAVHLQKGCYRGQETVARVQNLGKPPRRLVFLHLDGSEVLLPGHGTPLRLAADGEEGRQLGFVTSSVRHHELGPIALALVKRNVPVDAPLIAGTTAAAQETVVEP, from the coding sequence ATGCAGCGACATTCAACGACCAGCCCTCTGCTGTCCCTGCCCGGCGCCGTCGCCGCGGAAGGCCGCGACGAAGGTGTCGCCGCGCACTACGGCGACCTGTTCCGTGAGCAGCGCGCCCTCGCCGACGGACGCGGTTTCGTCGACCTCTCGCACCGCGGTGTCATCGCCGTCACCGGCGGCGACCGGCTGAGCTGGCTGCACCTGCTCGTGACCCAGCACATGACCGACCTCGCGCCCGGACAGGCCACGGAGGCGCTGATCCTCTCGGCGAACGGGCACATCGAGCACGCCCTGTACCTCGTCGACGACGGCGAGACGGTGTGGGCCCACGTCGAGCCGGGGACGCGCGAGGAGCTCGTCGCGTACCTGGAGTCGATGAAGTTCTTCTACCGGGTCGAGGTCGCCGACCGTACGGACGAGATCGCCGTGGTCCATCTCCCGGCCGGTTCGATCGCCGAGGTGCCCGGTGGAGCGGTCGTACGGGAGACCCCGCACGGCCGTGACGTCTTCCTGCCCCGCGCGGACCTGGAGGCCTTCGGGGCCTCGCACGGCCCGGCCGCCGGCATCCTCGCGTACGAGGCGCTGCGCGTCGAGGCCCACCGGCCCCGGCTCGGCTTCGAGACCGACCACCGGACCATCCCGCACGAGGTCGGCCTCATCGGCAGCGCCGTCCACCTGCAGAAGGGCTGCTACCGGGGCCAGGAGACCGTCGCCCGGGTGCAGAACCTGGGGAAGCCGCCGCGCCGCCTGGTCTTCCTGCACCTGGACGGCAGCGAGGTGCTGCTGCCCGGGCACGGCACCCCGCTGCGGCTCGCCGCCGACGGCGAGGAGGGCCGCCAGCTCGGTTTCGTGACCAGCTCCGTCCGCCACCACGAGCTGGGACCGATCGCCCTGGCCCTGGTGAAGCGGAACGTGCCGGTGGACGCCCCGCTGATCGCGGGGACGACGGCCGCCGCCCAGGAGACCGTGGTCGAGCCCTGA
- the dtd gene encoding D-aminoacyl-tRNA deacylase — protein MRAVVQRVDGASVVVAGETVGEITGEGLCVLVGVTHDDTPEKAAQLARKLWSVRVLDDEKSCSDVNAPLLVISQFTLYGDARKGRRPTWNAAAPGPVAEPLVDEVVARLRALGAHVETGRFGADMRVSLTNHGPFTVLLEV, from the coding sequence ATGCGTGCAGTGGTGCAGAGGGTGGACGGCGCGAGCGTCGTCGTCGCAGGGGAGACCGTCGGTGAGATCACCGGCGAGGGCTTGTGCGTACTGGTCGGGGTGACCCACGACGACACCCCGGAGAAGGCCGCCCAATTGGCCAGAAAGCTCTGGTCCGTCCGGGTACTGGACGACGAGAAGTCCTGCTCGGACGTGAACGCGCCGCTGCTCGTCATCTCCCAGTTCACGCTGTACGGCGACGCCCGCAAGGGCCGCCGCCCCACCTGGAACGCGGCCGCGCCCGGCCCGGTGGCCGAGCCCCTCGTGGACGAGGTCGTGGCCCGGCTGCGCGCACTGGGCGCGCACGTGGAGACGGGCCGGTTCGGAGCGGACATGCGCGTCTCGCTCACGAATCACGGCCCGTTCACGGTGCTGCTGGAGGTCTGA
- a CDS encoding RsiG family protein: MSAPGTGPTPSGPVPLIRAGTRGGGPGGGPATRPPVQRTAEPALPDRTQPELGALRLPELRALRRDAQSDEADLSYVRRMLQGRIDILRAELARRTDPEAPVLDRLSEILADVPSRHRSSARHVTLSTPRGEEYRRLASEMLSEVELSDLTARTDDELHAGMGRLAGYEQQISRRRQHLQRTADDCSAEIARRYREGEAQVDDLLA, translated from the coding sequence ATGAGTGCACCTGGCACCGGGCCGACGCCGTCCGGCCCCGTACCGCTGATCCGCGCCGGAACCAGGGGCGGTGGACCGGGCGGAGGCCCGGCCACGCGCCCACCCGTACAGAGGACCGCCGAACCCGCCCTGCCGGACCGGACCCAGCCCGAGCTCGGCGCGCTGCGGCTGCCCGAGCTGCGCGCCCTGCGCCGGGACGCGCAGAGCGACGAGGCCGACCTGAGCTACGTGCGCCGGATGCTCCAGGGCCGGATCGACATCCTGCGGGCCGAGCTGGCGCGACGGACCGACCCGGAGGCCCCGGTCCTCGACCGGCTCTCCGAGATCCTCGCCGACGTGCCCTCGCGGCACCGTTCGTCGGCCCGGCACGTGACGCTGTCGACGCCGCGCGGCGAGGAGTACCGGCGGCTCGCGTCCGAGATGCTGTCGGAGGTCGAGCTGTCGGACCTCACGGCCCGCACGGACGACGAGCTGCACGCGGGGATGGGGCGGCTCGCCGGGTACGAGCAGCAGATCTCCCGCCGCCGGCAGCACCTCCAGCGGACCGCCGACGACTGCAGCGCCGAGATCGCCCGCCGCTACCGGGAGGGCGAGGCGCAGGTCGACGATCTGCTGGCGTGA
- a CDS encoding GNAT family N-acetyltransferase yields MTVDVRAVTESEFPDWHRALRTGFLNPPVVSEEVVADRLPHLDLARTLGAYDRGRTVATFRSFRQEVSTVGGGSLTADAITQVTVAPTHRRRGLLRRMMSADLAAARERGDAIATLIAAEYPIYGRYGFGPASSTAAWSVDVGRTGLDPRRSGRPEDGGRIDLTDADEIRKIGPEVYARLAGVRAGVTDRTARGWDVGTGRAVSDEPWREPYYAVYRAESGEVEGYVAYTADDKWDDAKQPMNTATVRDLIAVTPASERALWHYLCSVDWITTVRSGYRAPDDPLPLLLPDPRAAKLLTYADMLWVRVLDVVRVLESRTYPVTDGIVLDLRDGDGLAGGRYRLDASPEGVSCARTDESADLAFDIAELGVLAFGDESAVRLHRLGRIEELTAGAAVRADLLFRTPLRPFSPDIF; encoded by the coding sequence ATGACTGTCGACGTACGCGCGGTGACGGAGTCCGAGTTCCCTGATTGGCACCGTGCCCTGCGCACCGGGTTCCTCAACCCGCCCGTCGTGTCGGAGGAGGTGGTCGCCGACCGGCTGCCGCATCTCGACCTCGCCCGGACGCTCGGGGCCTACGACCGCGGCCGGACCGTCGCGACCTTCCGGTCCTTCCGGCAGGAGGTGAGCACGGTCGGCGGCGGCAGCCTCACCGCCGACGCGATCACCCAGGTCACCGTCGCCCCGACGCACCGCAGGCGCGGACTGCTCCGCCGGATGATGAGCGCCGATCTCGCCGCCGCGAGGGAGCGGGGCGACGCGATCGCCACCCTGATCGCCGCCGAGTACCCGATCTACGGGCGCTACGGCTTCGGTCCGGCGAGCTCGACGGCCGCGTGGAGCGTGGACGTCGGCCGGACCGGACTCGATCCGCGCCGATCGGGCCGCCCCGAGGACGGCGGCCGGATCGATCTGACCGACGCCGACGAGATCCGCAAGATCGGCCCCGAGGTGTACGCCCGGCTCGCCGGGGTCCGCGCCGGCGTGACCGACCGCACCGCGCGCGGCTGGGACGTCGGTACCGGCCGTGCCGTGTCGGACGAGCCGTGGCGGGAGCCCTACTACGCGGTGTACCGCGCGGAGTCCGGCGAGGTCGAGGGGTACGTGGCGTACACGGCCGACGACAAGTGGGACGACGCCAAGCAGCCGATGAACACGGCGACCGTGCGGGACCTGATCGCCGTCACCCCGGCCTCCGAGCGCGCCCTGTGGCACTACCTCTGCTCCGTCGACTGGATCACCACGGTCCGTTCCGGCTACCGGGCGCCCGACGACCCGCTGCCGCTGCTTCTGCCGGATCCGCGCGCCGCGAAGCTGCTGACGTACGCGGACATGCTGTGGGTCCGGGTCCTCGACGTCGTCCGGGTCCTGGAGAGCCGGACGTACCCGGTGACCGACGGCATCGTGCTCGACCTGCGGGACGGGGACGGGCTCGCCGGCGGGCGCTACCGGCTCGACGCCTCCCCGGAGGGCGTCTCCTGCGCGCGTACGGACGAGTCCGCCGATCTGGCCTTCGACATCGCCGAGCTGGGGGTCCTCGCCTTCGGTGACGAGTCGGCGGTACGGCTCCACCGGCTCGGGCGGATCGAGGAGCTGACGGCCGGCGCGGCCGTCCGCGCCGACCTGCTGTTCCGTACGCCGCTGCGGCCCTTCTCACCCGACATCTTCTGA
- a CDS encoding ABC transporter permease: MSDTLTAASTLAGRGIRLSRRNLDAVITSMMLPIMLMLVFVYLFGGAIDTGTRYVTYVVPGVLVLCAGFGAASTALSVSEDMRLGVVDRFRTLDIGGTPFLAGHVAAAVTRNALSTTLVLGAAFVIGFRPTASAGGWLAAIGLLLAYITAVSWLSAAIGLVTRTPEAAGAVTFFMMFLPYPSSAFVPIETMPSWLHGFAEHQPVTPLIESMRGLLLDRPVGDSPWIALGWCTGLLALAVAASGFLFRLRTR, from the coding sequence GTGTCTGACACGCTCACCGCCGCGAGCACCCTCGCCGGGCGCGGCATCCGCCTCAGCCGCCGCAACCTCGACGCCGTCATCACCTCGATGATGCTGCCGATCATGCTGATGCTGGTCTTCGTCTACCTCTTCGGCGGAGCCATCGACACCGGCACCCGGTACGTCACCTACGTCGTCCCCGGCGTGCTCGTCCTCTGCGCCGGGTTCGGCGCCGCGAGCACCGCCCTCTCCGTCAGCGAGGACATGCGGCTCGGGGTCGTCGACCGCTTCCGCACGCTCGACATCGGCGGGACGCCGTTCCTCGCCGGGCACGTCGCCGCCGCCGTCACCCGCAACGCGCTCTCCACCACGCTCGTCCTCGGCGCCGCCTTCGTCATCGGCTTCCGTCCGACCGCATCGGCGGGCGGCTGGCTCGCGGCGATCGGACTCCTGCTCGCCTACATCACCGCCGTGTCATGGCTCTCGGCGGCGATCGGCCTGGTCACCAGAACACCCGAGGCGGCCGGGGCGGTCACGTTCTTCATGATGTTCCTGCCCTATCCGAGCAGCGCGTTCGTGCCGATCGAGACCATGCCGAGCTGGCTGCACGGCTTCGCCGAGCACCAGCCCGTGACCCCGCTGATCGAGTCGATGCGGGGCCTGCTGCTCGACCGGCCGGTGGGCGACTCGCCCTGGATCGCGCTGGGTTGGTGCACGGGCCTGCTGGCCCTGGCGGTCGCCGCGTCCGGCTTCCTCTTCCGGCTCCGGACCCGCTGA
- a CDS encoding ABC transporter ATP-binding protein, which yields MPPAIEATGLTKTYGDLRVLDALDLHVPRGTVFALLGPNGAGKTTAVRILATLTTPDAGHARVAGHDVVTARSRVRRAISLTGQFAAVDENQTGSENLWTAARLSGLSRPAAARRAAGLLDRFGLTEAGGRLTKTYSGGMRRRLDLAAGLVRDPGTIQVMFLDEPTTGLDPRSRQELWQAVRELSDAGTTVFLTTQYLEEADRLADRITVLGTGRTLAEGTPAELKARYAAHRLDVVASDGPGYARLTDRTGPSATRDPETRTLGIPTDGTAAHVRELLDGLDPERRDISRFGLHTATLDDVFLTLTADKEPSRV from the coding sequence ATGCCTCCGGCCATCGAAGCCACCGGCCTGACCAAGACCTACGGAGACCTCCGCGTCCTCGACGCCCTCGACCTCCACGTCCCGCGCGGCACCGTCTTCGCTCTCCTCGGCCCCAACGGCGCGGGAAAGACCACGGCCGTCCGCATCCTCGCCACCCTCACCACGCCCGACGCCGGCCACGCGCGCGTGGCCGGGCACGACGTCGTCACCGCGCGCTCCCGGGTCCGCCGCGCGATCAGCCTCACCGGACAGTTCGCCGCCGTCGACGAGAACCAGACCGGCTCCGAGAACCTCTGGACGGCGGCCCGGCTCTCCGGGCTCTCCCGCCCCGCCGCCGCCCGCCGCGCCGCCGGACTCCTCGACCGCTTCGGGCTTACCGAGGCCGGCGGCCGCCTCACGAAGACGTACTCGGGCGGGATGCGCCGCCGTCTGGACCTCGCCGCCGGTCTCGTCCGCGACCCCGGAACGATCCAGGTGATGTTCCTCGACGAACCCACCACCGGACTCGACCCACGCAGCCGCCAGGAGCTGTGGCAGGCCGTCCGCGAACTCTCCGACGCAGGCACGACGGTCTTCCTCACCACCCAGTACCTGGAGGAGGCGGACCGGCTCGCCGACCGGATCACGGTCCTCGGCACGGGCCGCACCCTCGCCGAGGGCACCCCCGCCGAACTCAAGGCCCGGTACGCCGCCCACCGCCTCGACGTCGTGGCGTCCGACGGGCCGGGCTACGCGCGGCTCACCGACCGGACGGGCCCCTCGGCGACCCGCGACCCCGAGACCCGCACGCTCGGCATCCCCACCGACGGCACCGCCGCCCACGTGCGGGAACTGCTCGACGGCCTCGACCCCGAGCGCCGGGACATCTCCCGCTTCGGACTGCACACGGCCACGCTCGACGACGTCTTCCTGACCCTCACCGCCGACAAGGAGCCCAGCCGTGTCTGA
- a CDS encoding TetR/AcrR family transcriptional regulator yields MADGGRGGEGEGGSFLPPGIEAAWGLRERPSKGPKPGLTLDRIVDAAVSLASAEGIGAVSMGRVAKELGASTMSLYRYVSAKSELYVLMQEAATGAPPELFPPGTDWRAALEAWAWGIREVYLRNLWLLRLPVSGPPATPNLVAWWERALVALRDTGLDAGAKISVTLLVGGFVRSDALVMADLATVIASGDAAPEEVVARYGRTLRRLADPERYPEVARMLDSGVMDEGDAPEVEFRFGLTRILDGVAVLVEGCAS; encoded by the coding sequence ATGGCGGACGGCGGCAGGGGCGGCGAAGGTGAGGGCGGGAGCTTTCTCCCGCCGGGCATCGAGGCGGCCTGGGGGCTGCGGGAGCGCCCCTCGAAGGGGCCCAAGCCCGGTCTGACCCTGGACCGGATCGTCGACGCGGCCGTCTCCCTCGCCTCGGCCGAGGGGATCGGCGCCGTCTCCATGGGCCGGGTCGCCAAGGAGCTCGGCGCCTCGACCATGTCGCTCTACCGGTACGTCTCCGCCAAGAGCGAGCTGTACGTCCTCATGCAGGAGGCCGCCACCGGCGCCCCGCCCGAACTCTTCCCGCCCGGCACCGACTGGCGCGCGGCGCTGGAGGCCTGGGCCTGGGGGATCCGCGAGGTCTACCTCCGCAACCTCTGGCTGCTGCGGCTCCCCGTCTCGGGCCCGCCCGCGACGCCGAACCTGGTCGCCTGGTGGGAGCGGGCCCTCGTCGCCCTGCGGGACACCGGCCTCGACGCGGGCGCCAAGATCTCGGTGACCCTGCTGGTCGGTGGCTTCGTCCGGAGCGACGCCCTCGTCATGGCCGACCTCGCCACCGTCATCGCCTCCGGGGACGCGGCCCCGGAGGAGGTCGTCGCCCGCTACGGCCGCACCCTGCGGCGGCTCGCCGACCCGGAGAGGTACCCGGAGGTGGCGCGCATGCTGGACTCGGGCGTGATGGACGAGGGCGACGCGCCCGAGGTCGAGTTCCGGTTCGGCCTCACCCGGATCCTGGACGGGGTCGCCGTGCTGGTGGAAGGGTGTGCCTCGTGA
- a CDS encoding TetR family transcriptional regulator, translating into MSDESVAAPGLRERKKERTRRALSDAAVALFLERGFDAVSVAEVAAAAEVSKPTLFRYFPAKEDLVLHRFADHEDESARVVEAGRRTGADPLDALSAHLLDGLARRDPVTGLCDHPSVLAYLRLLYGTPALVGRLHAYRVRSEAALADALAAGSGGPGADPLLARLAAGQIVTVLRVLAEENTARIAAGETADAVEADAVAAAGLAFRALREGLPY; encoded by the coding sequence GTGAGCGACGAGTCCGTCGCGGCCCCGGGGCTGCGCGAGCGGAAGAAGGAGCGGACCCGTCGGGCCCTGTCGGACGCGGCCGTCGCGCTCTTCCTGGAGCGCGGCTTCGACGCCGTCTCGGTCGCCGAGGTGGCGGCCGCCGCCGAGGTCTCGAAGCCGACCCTGTTCCGCTACTTCCCCGCCAAGGAGGACCTGGTCCTCCACCGGTTCGCCGATCACGAGGACGAGTCGGCCCGGGTGGTGGAGGCGGGCCGCCGTACCGGTGCGGACCCGCTCGACGCGCTGTCCGCGCACCTGCTCGACGGCCTCGCCCGGCGCGACCCGGTCACCGGGCTCTGTGATCACCCGTCGGTCCTGGCGTACCTCCGGCTGCTGTACGGCACGCCGGCCCTGGTCGGCCGCCTCCACGCGTACCGCGTGCGGTCGGAGGCGGCGCTGGCGGACGCGCTGGCCGCCGGTTCCGGGGGCCCGGGCGCGGATCCGCTCCTCGCCCGGCTCGCCGCCGGGCAGATCGTGACCGTGCTCCGGGTCCTCGCGGAGGAGAACACGGCCCGGATCGCGGCCGGGGAGACGGCCGACGCGGTGGAGGCGGACGCGGTGGCGGCGGCGGGGCTGGCGTTCCGGGCGCTGCGGGAGGGGCTTCCGTATTAG
- a CDS encoding HelD family protein, which yields MTSPELVPDPGLGSLTSELARERCHHDACRAALIRMTEDVAEQVVTGEDTAASGADAEALGRHLRSRAKEMREQPPGPLFFGRLDLDDGQVHHIGRRRIGEDPAAPPLVVDWRAPVSRAYYQAGAHDPQGVLRRRRFGWAPYSEGASEDLTALEDERLTAGGEVTVSALLAGEIERPRVGPMRDIAATIQPEQDDLVRSGPAASLCVQGAPGTGKTAVGLHRAAYLLYTHPQRIRRSGLLVLGPHRAFLAYISEVLPSLGETGVRQATLDDEIARHPVRAEDGEAAARVKHDARMAEVLHRALYGRVDPAPAADLAVPDGSYHWRLPAGQLAAIVADVREEAPPYATGRERVRARIVRELQLRAERRWGPMGAAWARRIERARAVTAFLDACWPKAVPEEVLAAFLADPSDPALTAAERAAVRWDRPPRSYRSARWTAADLVLLDELAGLIERPESYGHVVVDEAQDLSPMECRAIARRTEFGSLTVLGDLAQGTTPWAARDWDGQLAHLGRAGAPVVPLILGYRVPAAIVDLANRLLPHLGVDVPVGRSVRRDGEVTVVRTTDRLDLTGATAGAVRAALAAEGSVGVITADGLVGPVTEAVRGCGAGERVTVLPATVVKGLEFDHVVVVEPAAIVAAGTRGPNRLYVALTRAVSRLTLVHEADLPECLAESTGRRAG from the coding sequence ATGACGTCACCGGAACTCGTACCCGACCCCGGCCTCGGCTCCCTCACCTCCGAGCTCGCTCGCGAACGCTGCCACCACGACGCCTGCCGCGCCGCCCTGATCCGGATGACCGAGGACGTCGCCGAACAGGTCGTCACCGGCGAGGACACCGCAGCGTCCGGCGCCGACGCCGAGGCGCTCGGCCGCCATCTGCGCAGCCGCGCGAAGGAGATGCGGGAGCAGCCGCCCGGGCCGCTGTTCTTCGGGCGCCTCGACCTCGACGACGGTCAGGTCCACCACATCGGCCGCCGCCGGATCGGCGAGGACCCGGCCGCCCCGCCCCTCGTCGTCGACTGGCGCGCGCCCGTCTCCCGCGCCTACTACCAGGCGGGCGCCCACGACCCGCAGGGCGTGCTGCGGCGCCGCCGCTTCGGCTGGGCCCCGTACAGCGAGGGCGCTTCGGAGGATCTGACCGCACTCGAGGACGAACGGCTCACGGCCGGCGGGGAGGTGACCGTCAGCGCGCTGCTCGCCGGCGAGATCGAGCGCCCCCGGGTGGGCCCGATGCGGGACATCGCGGCCACCATCCAGCCCGAGCAGGACGACCTCGTACGCTCCGGCCCGGCCGCCTCCCTGTGCGTGCAGGGCGCGCCCGGAACCGGCAAGACGGCCGTGGGCCTGCACCGGGCCGCGTACCTCCTCTACACCCATCCGCAGCGGATCCGGCGTTCCGGGCTGCTCGTCCTCGGCCCCCACCGCGCGTTCCTCGCGTACATCTCCGAGGTGCTGCCCTCGCTCGGCGAGACCGGTGTCCGCCAGGCGACCCTCGACGACGAGATCGCCCGGCACCCGGTCCGCGCCGAGGACGGCGAGGCGGCGGCCCGGGTCAAGCACGACGCCCGGATGGCGGAGGTGCTGCACCGCGCGCTGTACGGCAGGGTCGACCCGGCGCCCGCGGCGGACCTCGCGGTGCCGGACGGCTCCTACCACTGGCGGCTGCCGGCCGGGCAGCTCGCCGCGATCGTCGCGGACGTACGGGAGGAGGCGCCGCCCTACGCGACGGGCCGCGAGCGGGTCCGCGCCCGGATCGTGCGGGAACTCCAGCTCCGGGCCGAGCGCCGGTGGGGGCCGATGGGCGCGGCCTGGGCGCGTCGGATCGAGCGGGCGCGGGCGGTGACGGCCTTCCTCGACGCGTGCTGGCCGAAGGCGGTGCCGGAGGAAGTGCTCGCGGCCTTCCTCGCCGACCCCTCCGACCCCGCCCTGACGGCGGCCGAGCGGGCCGCCGTCCGCTGGGACCGGCCGCCGCGCTCGTACCGTTCGGCGCGCTGGACCGCCGCCGACCTGGTGCTCCTCGACGAGCTCGCGGGTCTGATCGAGCGGCCCGAGAGCTACGGCCATGTCGTCGTCGACGAGGCGCAGGACCTCTCGCCCATGGAGTGCCGGGCGATCGCCCGCCGCACCGAGTTCGGTTCGCTCACCGTGCTCGGCGACCTCGCCCAGGGCACCACCCCCTGGGCGGCCCGCGACTGGGACGGGCAACTGGCCCACCTGGGCAGGGCCGGGGCGCCCGTGGTGCCGCTGATCCTCGGCTACCGGGTCCCGGCCGCCATCGTGGACCTCGCCAACCGGCTCCTGCCGCACCTGGGCGTGGACGTGCCGGTGGGGCGTTCCGTCCGCAGGGACGGCGAGGTGACGGTCGTCCGGACGACGGACCGCCTCGATCTGACCGGCGCGACCGCCGGGGCCGTCCGCGCGGCGCTCGCGGCGGAGGGCTCGGTCGGGGTGATCACGGCCGACGGACTGGTGGGCCCGGTGACGGAGGCCGTACGGGGATGCGGGGCGGGGGAGCGGGTGACCGTGCTTCCCGCGACGGTCGTGAAGGGCCTGGAGTTCGACCATGTCGTCGTGGTCGAACCGGCCGCGATCGTGGCGGCCGGGACACGGGGACCGAACCGGCTGTACGTGGCGCTCACACGGGCGGTGTCACGGCTGACCCTGGTGCACGAGGCGGACCTTCCGGAGTGCCTGGCGGAGTCGACCGGCCGTAGAGCAGGGTGA
- a CDS encoding helix-turn-helix transcriptional regulator, translating into MRADRLVAALLFLQTRQRVTAAELAAELEVSERTARRDLEALASSGIPVYSQAGQGGGWSLVGGARTDLTGLTAPEIRALFLLTGPDTAADPRTRTALRKLVRALPATLREGAEAAARAGVSDSTDWAGTETEEARLAPLQRAVVDAREVRIGYARPGREPRERTVQPLGIAAKSGVRYLVAGTENGLRTFRISRVASVTETGAPAVRPDGFDLPTAWRALAARMEDRMVAVTVRGRAAPGTEPVLEGLLGGRIRYGERAADGWAPFEADGPSPEAAAARLAGLGGRVELLDPPEARTALARIGAELTLLYGRSTPPGTPEGPPRAPGSAVTPPV; encoded by the coding sequence ATGAGAGCCGACCGACTCGTCGCCGCCCTGCTCTTCCTCCAGACGCGGCAGCGCGTCACCGCCGCCGAACTGGCCGCGGAACTGGAGGTGTCCGAGCGCACCGCACGCCGGGATCTCGAAGCTCTCGCGAGCTCCGGGATCCCGGTGTACTCGCAGGCGGGCCAGGGCGGCGGCTGGTCCCTCGTCGGCGGAGCCCGTACCGATCTGACCGGCCTCACCGCCCCCGAGATCCGCGCGCTCTTCCTCCTCACCGGACCGGACACCGCCGCCGACCCCCGGACCAGGACCGCCCTGCGGAAGCTCGTGCGGGCCCTCCCCGCCACCCTCAGGGAAGGCGCCGAGGCGGCGGCCCGCGCGGGCGTCTCCGACAGCACGGACTGGGCGGGCACGGAGACGGAGGAGGCGCGACTGGCCCCGCTCCAGCGGGCGGTGGTCGACGCGCGGGAGGTCAGGATCGGATACGCCCGCCCCGGCCGGGAACCCCGCGAGCGCACCGTCCAGCCGCTCGGCATCGCCGCGAAGTCCGGGGTCCGCTACCTCGTCGCCGGCACCGAGAACGGCCTGCGGACCTTCCGGATCAGCCGGGTCGCCTCCGTCACCGAGACCGGCGCCCCCGCCGTACGCCCCGACGGCTTCGACCTCCCCACCGCCTGGCGCGCGCTCGCCGCCCGCATGGAGGACCGGATGGTCGCCGTGACGGTACGCGGCCGGGCCGCCCCCGGCACGGAGCCGGTCCTGGAAGGCCTGCTCGGCGGACGGATACGGTACGGGGAACGGGCCGCGGACGGCTGGGCCCCCTTCGAGGCCGACGGGCCCTCCCCCGAGGCGGCCGCCGCCCGGCTGGCCGGCCTCGGCGGCCGCGTGGAGCTCCTGGACCCGCCGGAGGCCCGTACCGCCCTGGCCCGCATCGGAGCCGAACTCACCCTGCTCTACGGCCGGTCGACTCCGCCAGGCACTCCGGAAGGTCCGCCTCGTGCACCAGGGTCAGCCGTGACACCGCCCGTGTGA